The Urbifossiella limnaea genome has a window encoding:
- a CDS encoding transposase, with product MANVTRLHPELRAGDVLVGDRAFGTYAYRYFLVDHGLHGVFRMSQRRVVDFTPGRSPPPRWNTGKLTGKTRSRWVRNLGPTDQVVEWYKPYQRQSWMTAEAYAALPVTLAVRETQYAVNRPGFRVGTVTLVSTLPDETAYAYPAGALAELYRQRWQVETDLAT from the coding sequence ATGGCGAACGTGACCCGGTTGCACCCGGAACTACGCGCCGGTGACGTCCTCGTCGGGGACCGGGCCTTCGGGACGTACGCGTACCGGTATTTCCTCGTCGATCACGGCTTGCACGGGGTGTTCCGCATGAGCCAGCGACGGGTCGTAGACTTCACCCCCGGTCGCTCCCCGCCGCCCCGGTGGAACACGGGCAAGCTCACCGGCAAGACCCGCTCCCGGTGGGTCCGCAACTTGGGGCCGACGGACCAGGTCGTGGAATGGTACAAGCCGTACCAACGGCAGTCATGGATGACCGCCGAGGCGTACGCGGCACTGCCGGTCACGCTGGCCGTCCGGGAAACCCAATATGCCGTGAACCGACCCGGCTTTCGGGTGGGGACCGTCACTCTGGTCAGCACGTTGCCGGACGAGACGGCGTACGCGTACCCGGCGGGCGCGCTGGCCGAACTCTACCGCCAGCGGTGGCAGGTGGAAACCGATCTGGCCACCTGA
- a CDS encoding RNA polymerase sigma factor, which translates to MTWDDVHALLTRLRDRDPECWDDLSALVYPFLTACAAQAVGSGWADTSSSDIVQESWMKLRAGFSTFRGADTPADTAACLRAWLRTVVRNVARDRTRRPSAPPTHPLEPHAFGTAAPAASDPTPSTQAARAEWRTRLEGAIAALGPDEQLIIRRSLYEGVSCRQIATELGLADHTVVGGWRKEILATLRRALGDE; encoded by the coding sequence ATGACCTGGGACGACGTCCACGCCCTGCTCACCCGCTTGCGGGACCGCGACCCCGAGTGCTGGGACGACCTCTCCGCTCTGGTGTACCCCTTCCTGACCGCTTGCGCCGCACAGGCAGTGGGGAGCGGCTGGGCCGACACGAGCAGTTCGGACATCGTCCAGGAGAGCTGGATGAAACTTCGTGCGGGATTCAGTACGTTCCGGGGGGCCGATACCCCCGCCGACACCGCCGCGTGCCTGCGCGCGTGGCTCCGGACAGTGGTCCGAAATGTGGCCCGTGATCGCACGCGCCGGCCGTCCGCTCCACCGACTCACCCACTGGAACCGCACGCGTTCGGGACCGCCGCTCCGGCCGCGAGTGACCCCACGCCCAGTACACAGGCGGCCCGGGCCGAGTGGCGCACGCGACTGGAGGGCGCCATTGCCGCCCTCGGACCCGACGAGCAACTGATCATCCGCCGGAGCCTCTACGAAGGAGTCAGTTGCCGTCAGATCGCCACCGAACTCGGGCTCGCCGACCACACGGTCGTGGGCGGATGGCGGAAGGAGATTTTGGCAACTCTGCGTCGGGCACTGGGGGACGAGTGA
- a CDS encoding WD40 repeat domain-containing serine/threonine protein kinase has product MPPPATEPDIPSVVDDFIRRLWAGDTLDPDAIILEHPQHAAELEQQLQTALRFYQEIQTFPRLGRYRLAAQLGAGGSAVVYRAIDTSTHQTVALKVFRPACLPDRLERDARLLLRLKHPNIVRFLDSGVTDDQPYLAMELVDGGSLATRVASGVRYHPAEVVGLIRKLAHAVQYAHEQGVIHRDIKPGNILIDAAGEPQLIDFGLARDLTNPGVTRAGEVLGTPLYMAPEQVGGNARDADARTDVYALGAVFYELLTGRPPFSPTGPVGLARQIAEDAPPRPRHVRPGVPRTLEAVCLRCLEKEPGDRFQSAEGLATELRHWSEGRSQRVWHPSRAGRVRRWWRRQKLWARRAIQVAGTLAVACAGLGWTAWTLNQQARADRRGAELERRAAELAREKEAQEGQARARAEVQMALARGWRSLQEGRVGRLREVRESLAAVGRAWEVLPEGHRGAARFEARTLFAMSLAAHDIDREPDATIPLPMLPLSLWSVAAHPGGAWLAAGSRTKPIRLNPGSKPPPDITPPELGEPSPRLAFSPDGRFLAFAPATGGLQIWDGELRQSRPLAEPEPAPGGPPIALSFASDGCDLRACFADGRVRAWRADGWAPRGSWTLPREFGVPAAARFAPAGDRVAVGSVAGRVRVFTSAGQPEPDRFASAARTQVESLAWTADGRTLAAGFKEGRVVVWEEGKPERAMSGRFPNGVGSLEYAPDGSVLCASRATSESLFWDPAGRVILAAPFSVVEFGRAGRTVTISDSQGAGVARWVEPAAIRTLRGHQTAVGKLAYSADGKRLASVDASFEGWVWDLESGGAVASYPLPIGGFYTANCGLALSSDGRWLAFASGGRERSAVVVRDLTRGREAGRWELPGGFDHLAALGGDRFRLVREEFVGQSEVLQSVLYDLNPTHGPERLAVVRPAHASDVRRHFEGLLTPGGRYYAWVGPRLPRERTRVEIVDLEGRRTIHSRALPQPIPSDPALRVDPSGQGIARLISTDFQVSYSVGADGRVREEPAVGDDAEPGLLQNWAARARSGDLPRDWEPLMGLTGGTFVPEDRTAWYFRSPDRRWLVWSDASGLILVAEREPLFRLVNAFDRETFR; this is encoded by the coding sequence ATGCCCCCGCCCGCGACGGAACCGGATATCCCTTCGGTCGTCGACGACTTCATTCGTCGGCTGTGGGCGGGGGACACTCTCGACCCCGACGCGATTATTCTGGAACACCCGCAGCACGCTGCCGAACTGGAACAACAACTCCAGACCGCGCTGCGGTTCTACCAGGAGATCCAAACCTTCCCGCGACTGGGGCGGTATCGGTTGGCGGCTCAACTCGGGGCGGGCGGGTCCGCGGTCGTCTACCGCGCCATCGACACCTCGACACACCAGACCGTCGCGCTGAAAGTGTTTCGTCCCGCCTGCCTGCCGGACCGGCTCGAGCGGGACGCTCGGCTCTTACTCCGGCTCAAGCATCCCAACATCGTCCGGTTCCTCGATTCGGGGGTAACCGACGACCAGCCCTACCTGGCGATGGAACTCGTCGACGGGGGGTCGCTCGCGACGCGCGTCGCGTCCGGGGTCCGGTACCACCCCGCGGAAGTCGTGGGGCTGATCCGGAAACTGGCACATGCCGTTCAGTACGCCCACGAACAGGGTGTCATCCACCGAGACATCAAGCCGGGAAACATCCTGATCGATGCGGCGGGCGAGCCCCAGTTGATCGACTTCGGCCTGGCCCGCGACCTGACGAACCCGGGTGTCACCCGGGCGGGCGAGGTTCTCGGAACCCCGCTGTACATGGCCCCCGAGCAGGTCGGGGGAAACGCCCGGGACGCCGACGCCCGAACGGACGTCTACGCACTGGGCGCCGTGTTTTACGAACTGCTCACGGGCCGTCCGCCGTTCTCACCGACCGGGCCCGTGGGACTCGCGCGGCAGATCGCCGAGGACGCGCCGCCCCGGCCCCGTCACGTCCGACCGGGGGTCCCCCGCACGCTCGAAGCCGTCTGTCTGCGGTGCCTGGAAAAGGAACCGGGCGACCGCTTCCAATCCGCGGAGGGACTGGCCACGGAACTCCGGCACTGGAGCGAGGGTCGGTCGCAGCGCGTCTGGCACCCGTCTCGCGCCGGGCGGGTGCGGCGGTGGTGGCGGCGGCAGAAGTTGTGGGCGCGACGCGCGATCCAGGTGGCGGGCACCCTGGCGGTCGCGTGCGCCGGATTGGGATGGACGGCCTGGACCCTCAACCAACAGGCCCGGGCCGACCGGCGCGGTGCCGAACTCGAGCGCCGGGCCGCCGAGTTGGCCCGCGAGAAGGAAGCGCAGGAAGGGCAAGCCCGCGCTCGCGCCGAGGTTCAGATGGCACTCGCGCGCGGGTGGCGATCTCTTCAGGAGGGCCGGGTCGGGCGCCTGCGCGAAGTGCGGGAATCGCTGGCGGCCGTCGGGCGAGCGTGGGAGGTACTTCCCGAAGGCCATCGCGGGGCGGCGCGGTTCGAAGCCCGAACACTGTTCGCAATGTCGCTGGCGGCACACGACATCGACCGTGAACCGGACGCGACAATTCCGTTGCCGATGTTACCGTTGTCGTTGTGGAGCGTGGCGGCGCACCCGGGCGGAGCATGGCTGGCGGCGGGTTCACGAACCAAGCCGATCCGGCTGAATCCGGGATCGAAGCCGCCCCCGGATATCACCCCTCCCGAACTCGGTGAACCAAGCCCGCGGCTGGCGTTCAGCCCGGATGGCCGCTTCCTGGCCTTCGCTCCGGCCACCGGCGGGCTGCAAATCTGGGACGGGGAGTTGCGCCAGTCGCGGCCGCTCGCCGAACCGGAGCCGGCCCCGGGTGGCCCGCCAATCGCCCTGAGTTTTGCGAGCGACGGCTGCGACCTGCGGGCGTGCTTCGCCGACGGGAGGGTGCGTGCCTGGCGGGCGGACGGATGGGCGCCCCGCGGGAGTTGGACGTTGCCGCGTGAGTTCGGGGTGCCGGCGGCGGCACGATTCGCGCCCGCGGGGGACCGGGTCGCCGTCGGGTCCGTCGCCGGCCGGGTCCGCGTCTTCACGTCCGCCGGGCAGCCGGAACCGGACCGATTCGCCAGCGCGGCGCGCACGCAGGTCGAGTCGTTGGCCTGGACCGCGGACGGGCGCACGCTCGCGGCCGGGTTCAAGGAAGGGCGGGTCGTCGTTTGGGAAGAGGGCAAGCCGGAGCGGGCCATGTCGGGCCGGTTCCCGAACGGGGTCGGTTCCCTGGAGTACGCGCCGGACGGGAGCGTCCTCTGCGCGTCGCGCGCCACGTCGGAGAGCCTGTTCTGGGACCCGGCGGGGCGGGTGATTCTGGCGGCACCGTTCTCCGTGGTGGAGTTCGGTCGAGCCGGGCGTACCGTCACGATCAGCGACTCGCAGGGGGCGGGGGTCGCCCGGTGGGTGGAGCCGGCCGCCATCCGGACGCTGCGCGGTCACCAGACGGCCGTGGGGAAACTGGCCTACTCGGCTGACGGGAAGCGGCTGGCGTCGGTGGACGCGAGTTTCGAGGGGTGGGTGTGGGACCTCGAATCGGGCGGAGCCGTCGCCTCGTACCCGCTGCCAATCGGTGGGTTCTACACCGCGAACTGCGGGTTGGCGCTGAGTTCGGACGGCCGGTGGCTTGCATTCGCCAGCGGGGGTCGGGAGAGGTCCGCGGTCGTGGTCCGGGACCTGACCCGCGGCCGCGAAGCGGGCCGCTGGGAACTGCCGGGCGGGTTCGACCACCTGGCGGCCCTCGGCGGGGACCGGTTCCGACTGGTCCGCGAGGAGTTCGTCGGCCAGTCGGAGGTGTTGCAGAGCGTCCTGTACGACCTGAACCCGACCCACGGTCCCGAGCGGCTCGCCGTGGTGCGTCCGGCGCACGCGTCGGACGTGCGCCGCCACTTCGAAGGGTTGCTCACCCCCGGCGGTCGGTACTACGCCTGGGTCGGTCCGCGCCTGCCTCGTGAGCGGACGCGGGTGGAGATCGTGGACCTCGAGGGGCGGCGGACGATCCACTCGCGCGCGCTGCCCCAACCGATCCCGTCCGATCCCGCACTCCGTGTCGATCCGTCGGGACAGGGCATCGCCAGGCTGATCTCGACGGACTTTCAGGTCAGCTACTCGGTCGGTGCGGACGGACGGGTACGGGAAGAACCCGCGGTCGGTGACGACGCGGAACCGGGACTCCTCCAGAACTGGGCTGCCCGCGCCCGGAGCGGCGACCTCCCGCGCGACTGGGAACCGCTGATGGGCCTGACCGGTGGAACGTTCGTGCCCGAAGACCGGACCGCCTGGTACTTTCGATCGCCTGACCGCAGGTGGCTGGTCTGGTCGGACGCGAGCGGGTTGATCCTCGTTGCGGAACGGGAGCCCCTGTTCCGACTGGTCAACGCGTTCGACCGAGAGACGTTCCGCTGA